The Rhinopithecus roxellana isolate Shanxi Qingling chromosome 9, ASM756505v1, whole genome shotgun sequence genome contains a region encoding:
- the STMN4 gene encoding stathmin-4 isoform X5, producing MKELPLVSLFCSCFLADPLNKSSYKYEADTVDLNWCVISDMEVIELNKCTSGQSFEVILKPPSFDGVPEFNASLPRRRDPSLEEIQKKLEAAEERRKYQEAELLKHLAEKREHEREVIQKAIEENNNFIKMAKEKLAQKMESNKENREAHLAAMLERLQEKEPPAAR from the exons ATGAAGGAGCTTCCGCTGGTTTCCTTGTTCTGCTCCTGCTTCCTGGCCGATCCCCTGAATAAGTCTTCCTACAAATATGAAG CAGACACGGTGGACCTGAATTGGTGCGTCATTTCCGACATGGAAGTCATCGAGTTGAACAAATGCACCTCGGGCCAGTCCTTCGAAGTCATCCTGAAGCCACCCTCCTTTGATGGGGTGCCCGAGTTCAACGCCTCCCTGCCCAGGCGGCGAGACCCATCCCTGGAAGAGATCCAGAAGAAACTAGAAGCGGCTGAGGAACGAAGGAAG TACCAGGAAGCGGAGCTCCTGAAACACCTAGCAGAGAAACGGGAGCATGAGAGAGAGGTGATCCAAAAAGCCATTGAGGAAAACAACAACTTCATCAAGATGGCTAAGGAAAAACTGGCCCAGAAGATGGAATCCAATAAGGAGAACCGAGAGGCCCACCTCGCCGCCATGTTGGAACGGCTGCAAGAGAAG GAACCGCCTGCTGCGCGGTGA
- the STMN4 gene encoding stathmin-4 isoform X4: MTLAAYKEKMKELPLVSLFCSCFLADPLNKSSYKYEADTVDLNWCVISDMEVIELNKCTSGQSFEVILKPPSFDGVPEFNASLPRRRDPSLEEIQKKLEAAEERRKYQEAELLKHLAEKREHEREVIQKAIEENNNFIKMAKEKLAQKMESNKENREAHLAAMLERLQEKEPPAAR, translated from the exons CCTACAAAGAGAAGATGAAGGAGCTTCCGCTGGTTTCCTTGTTCTGCTCCTGCTTCCTGGCCGATCCCCTGAATAAGTCTTCCTACAAATATGAAG CAGACACGGTGGACCTGAATTGGTGCGTCATTTCCGACATGGAAGTCATCGAGTTGAACAAATGCACCTCGGGCCAGTCCTTCGAAGTCATCCTGAAGCCACCCTCCTTTGATGGGGTGCCCGAGTTCAACGCCTCCCTGCCCAGGCGGCGAGACCCATCCCTGGAAGAGATCCAGAAGAAACTAGAAGCGGCTGAGGAACGAAGGAAG TACCAGGAAGCGGAGCTCCTGAAACACCTAGCAGAGAAACGGGAGCATGAGAGAGAGGTGATCCAAAAAGCCATTGAGGAAAACAACAACTTCATCAAGATGGCTAAGGAAAAACTGGCCCAGAAGATGGAATCCAATAAGGAGAACCGAGAGGCCCACCTCGCCGCCATGTTGGAACGGCTGCAAGAGAAG GAACCGCCTGCTGCGCGGTGA
- the STMN4 gene encoding stathmin-4 isoform X1, with protein sequence MTLAAYKEKMKELPLVSLFCSCFLADPLNKSSYKYEGWCGRQCRRKDESQRKDSADWRERRAQADTVDLNWCVISDMEVIELNKCTSGQSFEVILKPPSFDGVPEFNASLPRRRDPSLEEIQKKLEAAEERRKYQEAELLKHLAEKREHEREVIQKAIEENNNFIKMAKEKLAQKMESNKENREAHLAAMLERLQEKDKHAEEVRKNKELKEEASR encoded by the exons CCTACAAAGAGAAGATGAAGGAGCTTCCGCTGGTTTCCTTGTTCTGCTCCTGCTTCCTGGCCGATCCCCTGAATAAGTCTTCCTACAAATATGAAG GCTGGTGTGGGAGACAGTGTAGGAGGAAGGATGAAAGCCAGCGGAAAGACAGTGCTGactggagagaaagaagagcGCAGG CAGACACGGTGGACCTGAATTGGTGCGTCATTTCCGACATGGAAGTCATCGAGTTGAACAAATGCACCTCGGGCCAGTCCTTCGAAGTCATCCTGAAGCCACCCTCCTTTGATGGGGTGCCCGAGTTCAACGCCTCCCTGCCCAGGCGGCGAGACCCATCCCTGGAAGAGATCCAGAAGAAACTAGAAGCGGCTGAGGAACGAAGGAAG TACCAGGAAGCGGAGCTCCTGAAACACCTAGCAGAGAAACGGGAGCATGAGAGAGAGGTGATCCAAAAAGCCATTGAGGAAAACAACAACTTCATCAAGATGGCTAAGGAAAAACTGGCCCAGAAGATGGAATCCAATAAGGAGAACCGAGAGGCCCACCTCGCCGCCATGTTGGAACGGCTGCAAGAGAAG gACAAGCACGCCGAGGAGGTGAGGAAAAACAAGGAGCTGAAGGAAGAGGCCTCCAGGTAA
- the STMN4 gene encoding stathmin-4 isoform X2, with protein MTLAAYKEKMKELPLVSLFCSCFLADPLNKSSYKYEGWCGRQCRRKDESQRKDSADWRERRAQADTVDLNWCVISDMEVIELNKCTSGQSFEVILKPPSFDGVPEFNASLPRRRDPSLEEIQKKLEAAEERRKYQEAELLKHLAEKREHEREVIQKAIEENNNFIKMAKEKLAQKMESNKENREAHLAAMLERLQEKEPPAAR; from the exons CCTACAAAGAGAAGATGAAGGAGCTTCCGCTGGTTTCCTTGTTCTGCTCCTGCTTCCTGGCCGATCCCCTGAATAAGTCTTCCTACAAATATGAAG GCTGGTGTGGGAGACAGTGTAGGAGGAAGGATGAAAGCCAGCGGAAAGACAGTGCTGactggagagaaagaagagcGCAGG CAGACACGGTGGACCTGAATTGGTGCGTCATTTCCGACATGGAAGTCATCGAGTTGAACAAATGCACCTCGGGCCAGTCCTTCGAAGTCATCCTGAAGCCACCCTCCTTTGATGGGGTGCCCGAGTTCAACGCCTCCCTGCCCAGGCGGCGAGACCCATCCCTGGAAGAGATCCAGAAGAAACTAGAAGCGGCTGAGGAACGAAGGAAG TACCAGGAAGCGGAGCTCCTGAAACACCTAGCAGAGAAACGGGAGCATGAGAGAGAGGTGATCCAAAAAGCCATTGAGGAAAACAACAACTTCATCAAGATGGCTAAGGAAAAACTGGCCCAGAAGATGGAATCCAATAAGGAGAACCGAGAGGCCCACCTCGCCGCCATGTTGGAACGGCTGCAAGAGAAG GAACCGCCTGCTGCGCGGTGA
- the STMN4 gene encoding stathmin-4 isoform X3 — MTLAAYKEKMKELPLVSLFCSCFLADPLNKSSYKYEADTVDLNWCVISDMEVIELNKCTSGQSFEVILKPPSFDGVPEFNASLPRRRDPSLEEIQKKLEAAEERRKYQEAELLKHLAEKREHEREVIQKAIEENNNFIKMAKEKLAQKMESNKENREAHLAAMLERLQEKDKHAEEVRKNKELKEEASR, encoded by the exons CCTACAAAGAGAAGATGAAGGAGCTTCCGCTGGTTTCCTTGTTCTGCTCCTGCTTCCTGGCCGATCCCCTGAATAAGTCTTCCTACAAATATGAAG CAGACACGGTGGACCTGAATTGGTGCGTCATTTCCGACATGGAAGTCATCGAGTTGAACAAATGCACCTCGGGCCAGTCCTTCGAAGTCATCCTGAAGCCACCCTCCTTTGATGGGGTGCCCGAGTTCAACGCCTCCCTGCCCAGGCGGCGAGACCCATCCCTGGAAGAGATCCAGAAGAAACTAGAAGCGGCTGAGGAACGAAGGAAG TACCAGGAAGCGGAGCTCCTGAAACACCTAGCAGAGAAACGGGAGCATGAGAGAGAGGTGATCCAAAAAGCCATTGAGGAAAACAACAACTTCATCAAGATGGCTAAGGAAAAACTGGCCCAGAAGATGGAATCCAATAAGGAGAACCGAGAGGCCCACCTCGCCGCCATGTTGGAACGGCTGCAAGAGAAG gACAAGCACGCCGAGGAGGTGAGGAAAAACAAGGAGCTGAAGGAAGAGGCCTCCAGGTAA